In the Brassica napus cultivar Da-Ae chromosome A7, Da-Ae, whole genome shotgun sequence genome, one interval contains:
- the LOC106450588 gene encoding glutathione reductase, cytosolic, with protein sequence MARKMLSDGELNKAAAAGEEATTETHYDFDLFVIGAGSGGVRAARFSANNGAKVGICELPFHPISSEEIGGVGGTCVIRGCVPKKILVYGATYGGELEDARNYGWEINGNVDFNWKKLLQKKTDEILRLNNIYKRLLANAAVKLYEGEGRIVGPNEVEVRQIDGTKISYTAKHILIATGSRAQKPNIPGHELAITSDEALSLEEFPKRAIVLGGGYIAVEFASIWRGMGATVDLFFRKELPLRGFDDEMRALVARNLEGRGINLHPQTSLAELIKTDDGIKVISSHGEEFVADVVLFATGRIPNTKRLNLEAVGVELDQVGAVKVDEYSRTNIPSIWAVGDATNRINLTPVALMEATCFANTVFGGKPAKADYTNVACAVFCIPPLAVVGLSEEEAVEKATGDILVFTSGFNPMKNTISGRQEKSLMKLIVDEKTDKVIGASMCGPDAAEIMQGIAIALKCGATKAQFDSTVGIHPSSAEEFVTMRTVTRRIAYKAKPQTSL encoded by the exons ATGGCGAGGAAGATGCTTTCTGATGGAGAGCTTAACAAGGCCGCAGCGGCTGGGGAGGAAGCTACAACCGAGACTCACtatgattttgatttgtttgtcaTCGGTGCCGGGAGCGGCGGTGTTCGTGCGGCTAGGTTTTCTGCTAACAATGGTGCCAAG GTTGGTATTTGTGAGCTTCCCTTTCACCCTATTAGCTCGGAGGAGATTGGAGGTGTTGGGGGCAC GTGTGTTATTCGTGGTTGTGTTCCCAAAAAGATTCTCGTCTATGGTGCTACTTATGGTGGTGAACTTGAG GATGCTAGAAACTATGGGTGGGAAATCAATGGGAATGTCGATTTCAATTGGAAGAAGCTTCTCCAAAAGAAG ACTGACGAGATATTAAGACTGAACAATATTTACAAGCGGTTATTGGCGAATGCTGCTGTGAAGTTGTATGAAGGTGAAGGAAGAATAGTTGGTCCCAACGAAGTGGAGGTCAGACAAATCGATGGCACCAAAATTAGTTACACCGCCAAGCACATTTTGATTGCCACTGGCAGTCGTGCACAGAAGCCCAACATCCCTGGACAT GAGCTGGCTATTACATCTGACGAAGCTTTAAGTTTGGAAGAATTTCCTAAGCGTGCTATAGTGCTTGGAGGAGG GTACATTGCTGTGGAGTTTGCATCAATTTGGCGTGGAATGGGTGCTACTGTAGATTTATTCTTCAGAAAGGAACTTCCACTAAG GGGCTTTGATGACGAGATGAGGGCACTTGTGGCTAGGAATCTTGAAGGAAGGGGTATCAATCTGCATCCACAAACAAGTTTGGCTGAG ttgaTAAAAACAGACGACGGGATAAAAGTAATCTCCTCTCATGGGGAAGAATTCGTGGCAGATGTTGTACTATTTGCCACTG GAAGGATTCCTAATACCAAGAGACTGAATTTAGAAGCTGTTGGTGTTGAACTTGATCAAGTTGGAGCTGTGAAG GTTGATGAGTACTCACGCACTAACATACCTAGCATATGGGCTGTGGGAGATGCTACAAACCGAATTAACCTTACACCTGTTGCGTTAATGGAGGCCACCTGCTTTGCG AACACTGTCTTTGGTGGGAAGCCTGCTAAAGCAGACTACACCAATGTAGCTTGTGCCGTATTTTG CATACCACCACTAGCTGTGGTGGGTCTCAGCGAAGAAGAGGCTGTAGAAAAAGCGACCGGGGATATTTTGGTTTTCACCTCTGGCTTCAACCCTATGAAGAACACCATTTCTGG ACGGCAGGAAAAATCATTAATGAAGCTTATAGTTGATGAGAAGACTGATAAGGTTATTGGAGCATCCATGTGCGGTCCAGATGCAGCTGAGATCATGCAG GGGATTGCAATTGCGCTCAAGTGTGGAGCAACCAAAGCACAGTTTGACAGCACG GTTGGGATACATCCATCTTCTGCAGAGGAATTCGTGACAATGCGCACTGTGACCAGACGCATTGCCTACAAAGCGAAACCTCAAACGAGTCTATGA
- the BNAA07G05990D gene encoding uncharacterized protein BNAA07G05990D produces MPRPGARPYECVKRAWHSDRHQPIRGSIIRQIFRLAMEAHSAGTRKNKEWQEKLPVVVLKAEEIMYSKANSEEEYTDADTMWNRVNDAIDTIIRRDETTETGPLLPPCVEAALNLGCIAVRASRSQRHSNIRTYLAPKIQQPVSASANDPQYHHDYHHQAQRSTKPSHTVQAAIPVDVSDNSDSRVAPPPPPPRGYPFLHESVPMQQKPLARKLGTTTAPSPAPVNLGSVYPLYYGGNDQVDMSLRVPETPIIIGMPIGIKAPEEATERLCDLSLRLGMSSEQPPSTRIDAGSSRAYRGRHQQELCLFSQVKKKDDMFDWFSN; encoded by the exons ATGCCTCGGCCAGGTGCTAGACCTTACGAGTGCGTGAAACGAGCTTGGCATAGCGATCGTCACCAACCTATTCGAGGTTCCATCATCCGCCAGATCTTcag ACTCGCCATGGAAGCTCACAGTGCGGGTACGAGGAAGAACAAAGAGTGGCAGGAGAAGTTGCCTGTTGTTGTCTTGAAAGCCGAGGAAATCATGTACTCTAAAGCCAACTCCGAG GAAGAGTATACGGATGCTGATACTATGTGGAATAGAGTCAATGATGCTATTGACACCATTATTAGACGAGATGAAACCACTGAAACTGGCCCTCTTTTGCCTCCTTGTGTTGAAG CTGCTCTTAACCTTGGGTGTATTGCTGTAAGAGCTTCTAGAAGCCAACGACATAGTAATATAAGGACTTACCTCGCTCCAAAGATCCAACAACCGGTTTCTGCTTCCGCTAATGACCCCCAATACCATCATGATTATCATCATCAAGCTCAAAGATCgaccaaaccaagccatactgTTCAAGCGGCCATCCCGGTGGACGTTTCTGATAACAGCGACAGCCGTgttgctcctcctcctcctcctcctcgcgGTTACCCGTTTCTACATGAATCCGTGCCGATGCAGCAAAAGCCATTGGCTAGAAAACTAGGGACTACCACTGCTCCATCTCCAGCTCCAGTCAACTTGGGTTCAGTCTATCCTTTGTATTACGGAGGTAATGATCAAGTGGACATGTCTTTAAGAGTCCCTGAAACCCCCATAATCATTGGCATGCCTATTGGTATAAAGGCCCCGGAAGAAGCAACAGAGAGGCTCTGCGATTTATCACTGAGGCTTGGTATGTCTTCAGAACAACCACCCTCTACAAGAATAGATGCCGGCTCTAGTCGAGCTTACCGAGGAAGGCACCAACAAGAGTTATGTTTATTCTCTCAGGTGAAGAAAAAAGATGATATGTTTGATTGGTTTTCAAATTAA
- the LOC106453307 gene encoding uncharacterized protein sll0005-like, with the protein MEAGVPRLVYSGPQPTRFSFSSRRSFVSSIPRRNRSRRILAVATDPKPTTVNGSSSSSSSSASKPVNNNVSTRINDVSKEIKRVRAQMEEDEQLSVLMRGLRGQNLKDSTFADDSIQLRLVETGESSEFLPLVYDPATISAYWGKRPRAVASRVVQLLSVAGGFLSRIAGDVINKKVKENEVARAIELREIVTSLGPAYIKLGQALSIRPDILSPAAMTELQKLCDKVPSFPDDVAMALIEEELGKPWHEVYSELSPSPIAAASLGQVYKGRLKENGDLVAVKVQRPFVLETVTVDLFVIRNLGLFLRKFPQVSVDVVGLVDEWAARFFEELDYVNEGENGTYFAEMMKKDLPQVVVPKTYQNYTSRKVLTTQWIDGEKLSQSIESDVGELVNVGVICYLKQLLDTGFFHADPHPGNMIRTPDGKLAILDFGLVTKLTDDQKYGMIEAIAHLIHRDYDAIVKDFVKLGFIPDGVNLAPILPVLAKVFDQALEGGGAKNINFQELAADLAQITFDYPFRIPPYFALIIRAIGVLEGIALVGNPEFAIVDEAYPYIAQRLLTDESPRLREALRYTIYGKTGVFDAERFIDVMQAFETFITAAKSGGGEDMNGGMAELALMQNQTTSLVPSFPASASQPNQPAQTRVALSFLLSEKGNFFREFLLDEIVKGIDAITREQLVQAMAVFGFRNAPPVFGMVPTLGPFRPAALLPSVTEEDKVILNNVQKVIEFLTARSSMSNNPDQVVDVSQVVRELLPVLPGISATVLPEIMSRLGSRVMARIVRDTFL; encoded by the exons ATGGAAGCAGGCGTGCCAAGGCTCGTCTACTCAGGACCCCAACCAACTCGATTCTCCTTCTCCTCCCGCCGCTCCTTCGTCTCCAGCATCCCTCGCCGCAACCGCTCTCGACGGATTCTAGCTGTCGCTACTGATCCCAAACCTACCACCGTAAAcggatcttcttcttcgtcttcgtcttctgcGTCAAAACCAGTCAACAACAATGTCTCCACG AGAATAAACGATGTGTCGAAAGAGATCAAGAGAGTTAGAGCTCAGATGGAAGAAGACGAGCAGTTATCTGTGCTGATGAGAGGCCTTCGTGGCCAGAACTTGAAGGATTCCACTTTCGCCGATGATAGTATTCAGCTAAGGCTTGTGGAG ACTGGTGAGAGCAGTGAGTTCTTACCTTTGGTTTATGATCCGGCTACCATTTCTGCTTACTGGGGTAAACGGCCTCGTGCCGTTGCTAGTCGAGTTGTCCAGTTGCTCTCAGTCGCTGGCGGGTTTCTCTCGCGTATCGCTGGGGATGTAATTAACAAGAAAGTCAAAGAG AATGAGGTCGCTAGAGCAATTGAGTTGAGGGAAATTGTTACTTCCTTGGGTCCAGCTTACATTAAACTTGGGCAAGCTTTGAGTATTCGACCAGATATACTCTCCCCTGCTGCAATGACAGAACTACAGAAGCTCTGTGACAAG GTCCCTTCATTTCCTGATGATGTGGCAATGGCTCTTATCGAGGAGGAGCTTGGGAAGCCGTGGCATGAAGTTTACTCAGAGCTCTCTCCTTCCCCAATCGCTGCGG catctCTGGGACAAGTGTACAAGGGAAGATTAAAGGAAAACGGGGATTTGGTGGCAGTGAAAGTACAGAGGCCATTTGTTCTTGAGACTGTGACTGTTGACTTGTTTGTTATACGGAATTTGGGTCTTTTTCTACGGAAGTTCCCTCAG GTGTCAGTAGATGTTGTTGGACTGGTTGATGAATGGGCTGCTCGTTTCTTTGAGGAGCTGGATTATGTTAACGAGGGAGAAAATGGTACATATTTTGCAGAGATGATGAAGAAAGATCTCCCACAA GTTGTTGTACCAAAAACCTACCAAAATTACACGTCAAGGAAGGTTCTTACAACACAATGGATTGATGGCGAGAAACTGTCACAAAGTATTGAGAGTGACGTTGGAGAGCTTGTGAATGTTGGTGTTATTTGTTATCTAAAGCAG TTGCTTGATACTGGGTTTTTCCATGCTGACCCTCATCCTGGAAATATGATTCGTACCCCAGATGGGAAGCTTGCCATCCTTGATTTTG GTCTTGTCACGAAATTGACTGATGATCAGAAGTACGGAATGATTGAAGCCATAGCACACTTGATTCACAGAGACTATGATGCTATTGTCAAAGATTTTGTCAAACTTGGTTTCATCCCTGATGGGGTCAATCTGGCACCTATATTACCTGTCCTGGCCAAGGTTTTTGATCAGGCCCTTGAAGGTGGTGGAGCTAAAAACATCAACTTTCAGGAGTTGGCAGCAGATTTAGCGCAGATAACTTTTGACTATCCTTTCAGAATTCCACCTTATTTCGCCCTTATAATTAGAGCAATTGGTGTGCTCGAAGGGATAGCTCTAGTGGGGAATCCTGAATTTGCTATTGTGGACGAGGCATATCCTTATATCGCTCAG AGGCTCCTCACCGATGAGTCACCTCGCCTGAGGGAGGCTTTACGCTACACAATATATGGGAAGACTGGCGTGTTTGATGCTGAGAGATTCATCGATGTGATGCAAGCCTTTGAGACTTTCATTACAGCAGCCAAAAGTGGAGGAGGGGAAGATATGAATGGAGGCATGGCTGAGCTGGCGCTTATGCAAAACCAGACAACTAGTCTGGTTCCTTCGTTTCCAGCAAGTGCATCACAACCGAACCAGCCAGCTCAAACGAGAGTCGCCTTGTCTTTTCTGCTTTCCGAGAAAGGAAACTTCTTCCGCGAGTTTCTACTAGATGAG ATAGTAAAAGGCATCGATGCAATCACGAGAGAACAGCTGGTGCAAGCAATGGCGGTCTTTGGATTCAGAAACGCACCACCAGTCTTCGGTATGGTACCGACACTAGGACCCTTCAGGCCTGCAGCACTTCTTCCATCTGTAACAGAGGAAGACAAAGTCATCTTGAACAATGTGCAGAAAGTAATCGAGTTCCTTACCGCAAGAAGCTCCATGTCGAATAACCCTGATCAG GTAGTAGATGTATCTCAAGTGGTTCGGGAACTGCTTCCTGTGTTGCCTGGAATCTCTGCGACAGTATTGCCCGAGATTATGAGTAGGCTTGGGTCAAGAGTCATGGCGAGAATAGTTCGGGATACCTTTTTGTAA
- the LOC106450587 gene encoding uncharacterized protein LOC106450587, with protein sequence MQALSIFVVSLLLTLSYRGEATGSVFFIDGSNNQYLRPPSDQALPMSLSQVSAAVSALLGFSPPATLTPDGSSKLNKILRPNPFERPRAAFVLEIAGADDALVKETLPSHSFLGNAIRGSISSDSYKADIELPESGVAVMSVNEPSSDVTDKDMNEFASWLGGSYVAGSAEPLTGLLSIGGANVEFHLEKEAERKFASNLLALYKNIRGVVNLREDLSHGIERPAELTVGRFGGIDALAHEYGQGMVKQGMDVLLATLSKLFNLLETSHKGQIVGVIVLDERVNQESANLLSVDSSSGSSARSMAEVEGVPSGAIIAQVILVRLTLAWLTGIILLIATILGVYFLMYMPLTKDTLLYSNVKLD encoded by the exons ATGCAAGCTTTGTCCATATTCGTCGTGTCTCTTCTTCTAACCCTCAGTTACAGG GGAGAAGCCACTGGTTCTGTTTTCTTCATTGATGGATCCAACAACCAATACCTTCGTCCACCTTCAGACCAG GCGCTTCCCATGTCTCTCTCTCAAGTATCTGCAGCAGTGTCTGCCTTGTTGGGTTTTTCACCTCCAGCTACTTTGACACCTGATGGCTCCTCCAAG CTGAACAAGATTCTAAGACCTAATCCATTTGAGAGGCCTCGTGCTGCTTTTGTACTAGAAATCGCTGGAGCTGATG ATGCGCTTGTGAAGGAGACCTTACCTAGTCATTCTTTCTTGGGAAATGCCATAAGAGGCAGTATCAGTTCTGATTCTTACAAAGCTGATATTGAACTTCCAG AAAGTGGAGTGGCTGTTATGTCTGTCAATGAACCCTCATCTGATGTGACTGACAAAGACATGAATGAGTTT GCATCTTGGTTGGGTGGATCATATGTCGCTGGCTCTGCTGAACCATTGACTGGATTGCTTAGTATCGGTGGGGCAAACGTGGAGTTCCATTTGGAAAAG GAAGCAGAGAGGAAATTTGCATCGAACCTTTTGGCTCTATATAAGAATATAAGAGGGGTAGTTAATCTACGTGAGGATTTATCTCATGGTATTGAGAGACCTGCTGAGTTAACGGTTGGACGCTTTGGCGGTATCGAT GCTTTAGCACATGAGTATGGGCAAGGTATGGTTAAGCAAGGGATGGATGTACTGCTTGCCACACTGTCAAAGCTATTCAATCTGTTGGAGACATCTCATAAAG GCCAAATTGTTGGAGTGATCGTCCTTGATGAGAGAGTAAATCAAGAATCAGCTAATCTGCTGAGCGTTGACTCTTCTTCTGGTTCATCTGCACGGTCGATGGCTGAGGTAGAGGGAGTTCCAAGTGGAGCCATTATCGCTCAAGTTATACTTGTTAGGCTGACGCTTGCATGGTTAACTGGAATAATCCTGCTCATTGCAACTATCCTTGGG GTGTATTTCCTTATGTACATGCCTTTGACGAAGGACACGCTCCTATATTCAAACGTTAAGCTTGATTAA